The Oncorhynchus clarkii lewisi isolate Uvic-CL-2024 chromosome 8, UVic_Ocla_1.0, whole genome shotgun sequence nucleotide sequence GAGCCCATACATGTCCTTCATTGGTCCACTCAGAGGCACAGTTATCGACAAATCAATCATTTCCCAGTAGATGGCAGCAAACACTCACGAATCAGTTCAATTCATTTGAACCCAACAGGACACTAAGTGCATTGCGATGTAGCTGGGGACTATCCATTGTAGTGGGGATACTGCGGAGTGGGGACTTTCGAGTAGCTGGCAAACACTCGCTCTATGCGTAGCGCGCATGTTGGTAGATGGGACAGacggagaaaaggagaggatgaGCGTGCTACACGCAGTCAGGATTTTCATTAGAATAAAGCAGAATGGCTAGTGTTTTTCTGATTTACTGAACCGTTTACCTTCGTATTTGTTCTTCTTGCTTGCTCCCCAAAATGACCACCCGTGGACCTAGCATCGTGTTTGAATGGCTGAAGACCCTCCAGCTCTCTCAGTATGTGGAGTCCTTCGTGGATAACGGCTATGATGATCTGGAAGTTTGCAAACAAATTGGGGACCCCGACCTGGATGCTATCGGTGTCTACATACCGCACCACCGGCGAAGGATAAACAACGCGGTGCAAAGGCTGaaagatgaggatgaggatgaggaagcCGTCGGGCTTTACTTCACACTTGAGCCAATGCCCACCACCCCCCCCAACAGCCACCTGTTGGAACATTACGAGTCCAAACTCTGGGGGTCAAAGTCTTGGATCGAACCGGACAGTGACTGGGTCGGGAGGAATGGGGGTACATATCTGTGCGCGCAAAGGAACCTGATGCTTGGCAACCGAAGGGAGTTGGTGATTTACCCCAAAATGAagctgaagatcatgattagggaTAAAGTCACCAGAGATGGCATCAACATCGCCAGGCCACCATACTCAAACAAGGTATATAAGTTACACAAATGTTTTTGGTGTGCTTTGTCCAGTGTTGACCTCATATTGTCTTACAGAAACCCTGTATTGATCTCACATAAGTGCCTGCTTTCTCCCAGTGTGTTCTCAGGTTCTCAGTGTGTTCTCAGAGTGGTCAATGGCCAGTCTGTCTTTTGAAGGTCACTTTGGTGGGGTTACCATCATGAGAAAGATATTAGTACCTAGCTTCCTATACTCTTCACATCCTTATAATCTAAAAATGAGTTTGTATCAGCTATCTGCCATGAGGGCAGGGGCCTCAGGTAAAAGTGGCAATAATAATCTAAACTTTTGAATACCCCCAAAACACAAACTTTGGTTCAGCACCTCACCTCACACTTGTCAGGCCCAGCGCTAATGTAATGAGTGACTGACTGGTCACATATCAGATTTCTTTAATGATAACCATGAGAGAATAGAACTGTCCCTGTGTCAGTGAGTTCAGTTCACCCTGCAGCCTGGCCTCAGAGCCATACAAAGCATACGTCGCATATGTCGATACGCCTCCAAGACCTATGattcactacatgaccaaaagtatgtggacacctgcaggTCGAACATCTTCCAAAATCAAGggcattaatatgtagttggtcccccttttTCTGCTATAAgagcctccactgttctgggaatgctttctactagatgttggaacattgctggggggacttgcttccattcagccacaagagcagtaGAGAGTAGGCCTGgatcgcagtcggcgttccaattcatccaaaggtgttggatggggttgagatcagggctttgtgcaggccagtcaagttcttccacatctatctcaacaaaccatttctgtatggacttcgctttgtgcacaggggcattgtcatgctgaaacaggaaaggaccgtccccaaactgttgccacaaagttggaagcacagaattgaatagaatgtcattgtatgctatagcgttaagatttcccttcacttgaacttaggggcctagcacgaaccatggaaaacagcgaccaaccattattcctcctccaccaaactttacagttggcactatgcattcgtgaaggtagctttctcctggcatccgccaaaccaagattcatccatcagactgccagatggtgaagcgtcaCTTCAGAGAACGCATTTACACTGCTCCAGTGTCTAATGGTggtgagttttacaccactccagctgatgcttggcattgcttgcgagctgacaaggtataaagctgtcgttctgaccctgaacaatgcagttaacccactgttcctaggacatcattgaaaataagaatttgttcttaactgacttgcctaggaaAATATAAATtagtttccatggctgagcagccgcacacaaacctaaAATCACTTGCGCATCTTAGGCTTGCGTGCAGATGTTTGTCTATGGActttgcatgtctgtgtgctcgatCTTATACACGTCGGGTGAAGCTGAAGTAGTCAAATCCACTAATTcgaggggtgtccacatacttttgtgtgtgtgtgtaagacagaAACAAACTTAGCGACGTTGGTTGGCGAGGATGGGTAGGAAGGAGTATACGAAAACTGTCTAACAAGCCAAAGGTTCTATGTTCGAGCCGTGTCGgggacaactgtagcattttagctaacccctCCCCAAACCTTAACCTGAATCTCCTAACGTTTTACGTTTATTCTCCTAACCTTTGTCCTTTTATTTCTCCTAACCTTTTACTTAATTGATTCTAACCTTTGTCGTTAGTTCTGCTAACCACCAACATACACTGTAAAGCCCAATGTGCTGTCATTACTCAAAACCTTTGAGGAAACCCATTGCACTTAATATAGCTGAGTACAGTTACTTAAAGTGATTTTGTAGTCATAGCTCATACCATCATTGTGACCCTTTAGGGGGTCCAGATTTGAGTTGTATCAGCATGAATAATTTGAGTAAAGCCCCCACTAAAGCCACGGCTATGATATACTTTCCCAGTGTGCTCCTTTTagagtgaattgtagagttaccatccatgactgtatttgttagtgacagagacatggttgtcgAATTCATTCATTTTCAGTCCTGTGACCTTTCACAGTCCTAGGCAAATGTCGTTTTAACTAAACTCTTTGACTATTTATctcataaggccttattttgagaCCTTTCCCTAACACTGTGGAATGAAACTCATGGTTTACAGGCC carries:
- the LOC139415449 gene encoding sterile alpha motif domain-containing protein 5-like, which gives rise to MTTRGPSIVFEWLKTLQLSQYVESFVDNGYDDLEVCKQIGDPDLDAIGVYIPHHRRRINNAVQRLKDEDEDEEAVGLYFTLEPMPTTPPNSHLLEHYESKLWGSKSWIEPDSDWVGRNGGTYLCAQRNLMLGNRRELVIYPKMKLKIMIRDKVTRDGINIARPPYSNKLIIKLEALGLNYALCNWVLDSLMGRPQVVKVVNNISTLLTLNIGAPQGCVLSPLLYFQFSLLFGRLFIRRMSIICDLCVVHPILLASCLPRRQRPLMHPPHCLGLMLRFDLLPSSGQHSAFASSSVSRWSPDCHP